One window from the genome of Candidatus Zymogenus saltonus encodes:
- a CDS encoding CHAT domain-containing protein translates to MKKTAYLLVPILLIAFCCSPVLAEMEGTEGGVLVISTGQGPKAVVDSKVPPGVKGPKGKAGEAGEESIGEKAIEESAVKNAILIYLIKELENDEFEWLEEGIDSVILSSPEKFVLKTKIVSSTYLPAAKYEIIKAEVTLNSALLDQYLENVRKLKPMPKGPAPPTTGEKEGFRSRGDEIFIQGEVASNIVRDHVKGIEAFIEAKELYEKAGYDKGVFNALLSIGRARLAVGDISGAMADLKGAVELSETLGMDEHRVRALLETARLYLLTGECLRAMETASSALDISSRAAPGKVPGALSGEALLLIGRADYLLGNLDKGITEVDRAADVFEKLGDLKRLNEALITLSVMKVSTGDASGAVEEIKLVKKISEALKDDESRVVALILLGRAMRETGEPEGAKIYAEEAKATASKAKWKAGEAMADIELSRILATGKDYDGAISSVLKALELANSIGSPVLTASAHRALGLAQIGAGKKKEALLSLTEVFKHSADAMTTKFGGIYLPIETLDLDTLSEVLTDIISLSKELGEEEAAFSALLFYQSIWSAERLYASDRLFDEGRKKLLSLWRNNIGDSLAVERLMLSTESNRYSESSAKILMGRREELKRSCLEAKKTIVKESPGLATLLGMKVREPKRLAREIGDDSIFVQYFMGRDDAFALVTSKNDLNIINLGAGPEMIVLSNRMVAFLSGDAVADEAAPVDGDDKSPGLLAPSFEETSRRLYAALIAPVLSEYPGVKRIGVSPGIALGSLPFQALGDYRGEDGFTFLVEDYDIFFAPSLFAAASTAGGAAENKISTLDYLAVVGEGRFSPVGVRWLFYEVVGGGGEIPAESEAVIAINDTAISDTAINDTAINDTAINNPAVNDADSRPWWGERSPLIFVFGSGANGMRGVDFFTMELFASYKHGGCSCVFVSEAARRGEVNAFFEAAIPRMRKEGILSAYFSIMRESAAGYGDGGKLGWVDFPMMCDF, encoded by the coding sequence TTGAAAAAAACAGCATATCTCCTCGTCCCAATTCTCCTCATCGCTTTTTGTTGTTCTCCCGTATTGGCAGAGATGGAGGGGACAGAGGGCGGAGTCCTTGTCATCTCAACGGGTCAGGGACCGAAGGCTGTGGTGGACTCAAAAGTACCCCCGGGCGTAAAAGGGCCGAAGGGCAAGGCGGGCGAAGCGGGAGAGGAGTCGATCGGCGAGAAAGCGATCGAGGAATCGGCCGTAAAAAACGCAATTTTAATATATCTCATCAAAGAGCTGGAAAACGACGAGTTCGAATGGCTGGAGGAGGGGATCGATTCCGTAATCCTATCAAGCCCGGAGAAGTTTGTCCTAAAGACTAAGATAGTCTCTTCCACCTACCTTCCCGCCGCCAAATACGAAATTATAAAGGCGGAGGTGACCCTCAACTCGGCCCTTCTCGATCAATATTTAGAAAACGTCAGGAAGCTGAAACCGATGCCGAAGGGCCCCGCCCCGCCGACAACGGGCGAGAAGGAGGGCTTCAGGTCAAGGGGAGACGAGATCTTCATCCAGGGAGAGGTGGCGTCCAACATCGTAAGGGATCACGTAAAGGGGATAGAGGCCTTCATCGAGGCGAAGGAGCTCTACGAAAAGGCGGGGTATGACAAGGGGGTCTTCAACGCCCTCCTTTCCATCGGCAGGGCAAGGCTAGCCGTGGGGGACATATCGGGGGCAATGGCCGACCTCAAGGGGGCGGTCGAGCTCTCGGAGACCCTTGGAATGGACGAGCATCGGGTAAGGGCGCTTCTGGAGACGGCGAGACTCTATCTTCTGACTGGAGAGTGCCTGAGGGCGATGGAGACAGCCTCTTCCGCCCTCGATATTTCATCGAGGGCAGCCCCTGGCAAGGTGCCGGGGGCGCTTTCGGGGGAGGCGCTCCTTTTGATAGGCAGGGCGGATTACCTCCTCGGTAACCTGGATAAAGGAATAACCGAGGTCGACCGGGCCGCCGACGTCTTTGAGAAGCTCGGCGACCTCAAGAGGCTTAACGAGGCCCTCATAACGTTGAGCGTAATGAAGGTATCGACGGGGGACGCTTCCGGGGCCGTCGAGGAGATAAAGCTGGTTAAAAAGATCTCCGAGGCGTTGAAGGACGACGAGTCGAGGGTTGTTGCCCTCATTCTGTTGGGTCGGGCGATGAGGGAAACGGGGGAGCCGGAGGGGGCTAAGATATACGCGGAGGAGGCCAAGGCCACAGCCTCAAAGGCGAAGTGGAAAGCAGGGGAGGCGATGGCCGATATCGAGCTTTCGCGTATATTGGCCACCGGCAAGGATTACGACGGCGCTATATCCTCGGTCCTAAAGGCGTTGGAGCTTGCAAACTCGATCGGCTCGCCCGTCCTGACGGCCTCCGCCCACCGGGCGCTGGGGCTCGCTCAGATAGGCGCCGGCAAAAAAAAGGAGGCGCTTCTTTCGCTCACCGAGGTCTTCAAACACTCCGCGGATGCGATGACAACGAAATTCGGCGGAATCTATCTCCCAATAGAGACGCTCGATCTCGATACCCTTTCTGAAGTGTTGACGGATATAATATCGCTCTCTAAGGAGCTCGGCGAAGAGGAGGCCGCTTTCTCCGCCCTATTATTCTATCAGTCGATATGGTCTGCCGAGAGGCTGTACGCGTCTGACCGCCTCTTTGACGAGGGGCGAAAAAAGCTCCTCTCTCTCTGGAGAAATAATATCGGGGACTCCCTCGCCGTGGAGAGATTGATGCTCTCAACCGAAAGTAACCGCTACTCCGAGTCCTCCGCTAAAATCCTGATGGGGAGGAGGGAGGAGCTGAAGAGGTCCTGCCTGGAGGCAAAAAAGACGATCGTCAAGGAGAGCCCCGGCCTCGCAACCCTCCTCGGGATGAAGGTGAGGGAGCCGAAGCGGCTCGCGAGGGAAATCGGCGATGACTCCATCTTTGTTCAATATTTCATGGGGCGGGATGACGCATTTGCCCTCGTTACCTCCAAAAACGACTTGAATATAATAAATCTCGGTGCCGGCCCCGAGATGATTGTCCTGTCCAACCGGATGGTAGCCTTCCTCTCCGGGGACGCTGTTGCGGACGAGGCCGCCCCCGTCGACGGAGATGATAAGTCGCCCGGTCTCCTCGCCCCCTCGTTCGAGGAGACGTCGAGGCGGCTCTACGCCGCCCTGATCGCGCCCGTCTTGAGCGAATATCCGGGCGTCAAAAGGATCGGCGTATCCCCCGGAATCGCCCTCGGCTCCCTGCCGTTTCAGGCCCTCGGCGACTATCGGGGCGAGGACGGCTTTACGTTTCTTGTCGAGGATTACGATATATTTTTTGCCCCCTCCCTTTTTGCGGCGGCCTCGACCGCCGGGGGAGCCGCCGAAAATAAAATATCCACCCTCGATTATCTTGCGGTTGTGGGAGAGGGTAGATTCTCCCCCGTCGGTGTTAGGTGGCTCTTTTACGAAGTGGTGGGCGGGGGCGGTGAAATCCCCGCGGAGAGCGAGGCCGTAATAGCAATCAACGACACGGCAATCAGCGACACGGCAATCAACGACACGGCAATCAACGACACGGCAATCAACAACCCGGCGGTCAACGACGCCGACTCCCGCCCCTGGTGGGGGGAGCGCTCCCCCCTGATTTTCGTCTTCGGCTCGGGGGCTAACGGAATGCGGGGAGTTGATTTTTTCACCATGGAGCTATTCGCCTCCTATAAACACGGGGGCTGCTCCTGCGTCTTTGTTTCCGAGGCGGCCAGGAGGGGCGAAGTAAACGCGTTCTTCGAGGCGGCGATCCCGAGGATGAGAAAAGAGGGGATCCTCTCCGCCTACTTCTCTATAATGAGGGAGTCGGCGGCGGGATACGGGGACGGCGGGAAGCTGGGCTGGGTCGACTTCCCCATGATGTGCGATTTTTAG